The window CGTTTAGCCACTTCGCTAGGCCTCCGAAACGTTACTTAATTATAATAACGGACCACCTAGTAAAAAGCAAGCAAAAAAATAAAAAAAGTTGAAAAAAATCCAACTTTTTTTATTCTACAATGTTTCTATTTTAATTGAGCAATATGTTTCTTGATAATATTTGCTGATTCCTTCAGTTTTTCATCTTCTTCAGCAGTTAACTCCAATGGAATAACTTTTTCTACCCCATTTTTACCAATAATTGCTGGATAACCGATATAAGTTTCTACTTCATCTAAATAAACAGAAGTTGGGGCAAATAACTTTGCATCACTAAAGACAGCCTGAATTAAGCGAACTCCACAAGTAGCAATCGCATATGAAGTATAGCCCTTACCAAAAGCTACTTTCATTGAGTTTTTATTTGGTTGTGCACTTAACTTCTCTTCTTGTTCTTCAGTAAATAATTCTTTAGCAGACTTACCATTAACAGAAACTGTTGACCAAGCAGTAAATTGTGATGCCCCATGTTCTCCTAGAACAAAGCCAGCAACATTTCTTGGATCTTCATCCAATTCTTCTCCCACAATTCTCTGCATTCTAGCAGTGTCTAAGAAAGTACCGGTTCCAAAAACTTGTTTTTTAGATAAACCGGTTGTTTCTTGTAAAATAGTTGAGATTGCATCACATGGATTTGAAATATTAATTAAAATCCCATTGAATCCAGATTCTTT of the Lactobacillus isalae genome contains:
- a CDS encoding L-lactate dehydrogenase; its protein translation is MRNVAVIGMGHVGATVAFTLFTHGIVDNLYLLDKNQAKAEAEYNDLRDTLARNDYHVNVFLGDYNDLKNVDIIVTSFGDIAATVKTGDRFGEFEINAKNAKEVGAKIKESGFNGILINISNPCDAISTILQETTGLSKKQVFGTGTFLDTARMQRIVGEELDEDPRNVAGFVLGEHGASQFTAWSTVSVNGKSAKELFTEEQEEKLSAQPNKNSMKVAFGKGYTSYAIATCGVRLIQAVFSDAKLFAPTSVYLDEVETYIGYPAIIGKNGVEKVIPLELTAEEDEKLKESANIIKKHIAQLK